CCTCCAGACTATTTTTGGGACTAGGAGTGCCCCTAACTCCAAATATTAAGGGTGCAAGCAGAACATTTCAGGGTGCACACTGTAAATTGACTTTCAAAGTACATTACATTCCACTTGCTTATTCACTGTATTACTCATAATAAGCAGCAACTGATGCTAAGCAGAATATCCTGCCTTCTTTTGTCATGACAGTTGCCTCACAAAAACGATTTGGACTCATTACTAGGATTGGTCCTGGCACGTAACATTAACTGAGGAGCAAGTCAGCACTGGTTGTCCTATTTGCCATTGTTCAGCATTTACAAGAGTAATCTGAAAACTGTGGATTTGCACGAAAACCCCTAAGAACCGCCTCTATTCGCAATTTAGCCAGTCACAGTCATACTAGGTGATTTGATCTTAAAATACAATCTATGatgtcaaactaaaaaaagCTATTCATCCTCCCGGCCATGTGTGGATGGAGTAATTGACCAAGTGTTTGCAGAGAGCTATTGTCACATCATGGTTTTAGGGTTACTGCTGGTACAAGTTAAGATATTGCTCATGTTTTCTTTAATAAACACACCCCTTCTTATACTTAGTTCAACTTCTGGTTCTATTGTTTTAGTCACACTTTTCCTCTGATTGTACAGCTACCCTTTTGTGGTGggatcacaagaaaaaaaatgtaaagaaaaaaaattgtgggagGGTAATCCTTTTAAATGCTCACTGAGTTCATCTTGCATAATGTTGTTTTGAACTTGTGGAATGCTTTTGCAACAGAAGGAACAGGGTCTGTTACCTTAATTGTCTGCTCCTCCCCCTTTTGCCTCCCTGCCACATGCTGTTACATACCAAGTTGGGGATCAGGAGGGCGAACAGAAGAGGAAGTTGTCACACTTGACTGACCCTCGGCTCCCAGCTGTGCACACACCGGTCAGAAATAGCCTGAAGAAAAAGAGGAGCGTGCTAAACTTAATTTGAGGGAAACCTTCCTGAAGGGAGGAGTAAAATGTTGGGAGAAGTCAGCCTCCGGGGCTTTTCCACAGCACTCCTCCAGCCCACTGTCATTCCCCCCTTCAGTGACAGTCACACTGTTGAGAGGTTAAGTACGTATTGGTGCTTACCGTTGCTTAACACAAGTACAATATTAAGGGCCTGTCGTGATGTCAACCTGCAAAAGCAGTCCTCTTTCCTCTATCAATATTACCTcctgatttattttatatactgtCCACTGCCACATGATGGTATttccagacagaaaaaaaaatcctgttgcaTGGTGTGCTTACGGGACAATCTGATACGATTTGAACTTCTCTTTCCACTTTGATAGTGTGAAAAGTAGTTCAAAATCTTGCTgagcctgacttttttttcctttcccccTTCATTGGTTCTCCTTCATTTACCAAGGCTGTGCATTCAATAATAGAAGACAATGTTAATCAATGTTGATGGATTAATTTCACTCAGCACACTCATATGTTGTGCATGACTCTGCCTCCTCCAGAAGCCAAAATACATGATTAACAACAAGTCAACATCACACTAATGCCCCTGTGAAGTCGACAAAGAGACTAGTTGAATAACTactagagagagcgagagagcttCAATGCTTTAAAAGCGCTTGGGAGGagtaaaacaaatcacaaaCTGATTTTTTAACAGGGTcccgattgtgtgtgtgtgtgtgtgtgtgtgcttgtgttttatttttttaacctattgCAGGTGGGTCTGGAACGTAACAAATGCGATAAACGCGGGTTCACCATCGTGCTTTTGCTCCTTTTTGCCGCTGAACAGGTGGAGCACAATTTGTGTGGGAAACCAAAGTGTGATGACAGTTGTCCCTAACCCGAAAGCGGCGGCACTGTTGACCCACTTTCTTCCTCCTTTTCTCTCGCACGTGACAAAGGGAGGAGATTGTTGGTGGGGGAgtgggtttgttttgggggaGTGGAATTTGCAGATTAGAGTGGCATGTGGTAAAGCGTCTGGAGCTGAGCGGATCTAACTTGCATTGAGCCAGTCTGGTGGGTCAGCAAGTTGGAGCAAACCGATGTCCATGTGCAGTTTATGGTCATTGCCATGGGAGCGTTATCTTGcacacatttttcactttttcctcCCATATATTTCTACTGCAGACCTTTTGATTTCATGAACAATGGTTGCAAGAGGCTTTTGTTTAATAAGTTCTGCGTAAACATCTCGAAGCATGTACAGTTCCTTGCGTCACAAAGAATTAGCATGTACTAAGTTGcttgtattttattgtgtgtatttattttatatttgattttaGGCTGTCAACTCCAAAGGCCAGCACAGCATCTCATACACACTGTCCCGCAACCAGACAGTGGTGGTGGAGTACAGCTATGATAAGGACACCGACATGTTTCAGGTGGATTACTTTTACTTCTGCTTGATTGTGCATCTTCATTTCACGGTGACCGAATGAGGACCAAGAATAATACTGTCTGAATTTTGACGCATAAGAGTGTTTCCAAATTAGAGCAACTGTTTAAAAAACTAATAATGCTGTTCATTCACCCTACatattcactttttgccaaaatatttcattcaaaaaatgCTATCATTCAACCACAAGTGAGAGTCTTAATACTTGCTACAAAGTATTGTACTGCTCCATGAAaactatgaacaaaatatatctgtacccttttttggggggtcaccACACACCTGTATGTATGCGTTAAAAAGTTCATTCTTGCACATCTGCTACCACTTAAAGTGATTACATGACAATATTGTATTAGATTAGCGTTGTGTTAGATTTCTGAACAATGTTCACCCTCCTGCAAATAGATTGGCCGTTCCACTGAGAGTCCCATAGACTTTGTGGTGACAGACACAATAGCAGGAGGCCAGGAGGGCGAGGAGACTCCCATCACACAGAGCACCATCTCACGTTTCGCCTGCCGGGTCGTATGTGAGCGGAACCCACCCTACACCGCTCGAATCTTCGCAGCCGGATTTGACTCATCCAAGAATATTTTCCTCGGGGTAATTTACTAGTAATACCATACAGTATCTTTTTAATAGCACTGCCTCTGTTCTGAAAGTGTATGCTTACCAGTCAGTGTATTCTCATGAGAATTTTAGTGAGATACTTTCAAAGAAGGCATCCTATACTGACAgcaattctttttttgcctcttcAACCTAatatttttacatgatttaaaaaCGTTTGCATTTTCTTAAAAGTCTGTAAAAACTAAGCTTGttgaaatatgaaagggacTTTGTTTTCACAAGAACGCAACACCAATGATGCTGTtccagtttgattttttttgtgcatacaATACGTCGCTGAACATGTTCATGTGTGCGTCTTTGTTTCCCAGGAAAAAGCTGCAAAGTGGAAGAACCCTGATGGTCAGATGGATGGTCTGACAACCAATGGTGTTCTGGTGATGCACCCCAAGGGCGGATTTACGGAGGAGTCCAAGCCCGGCGTGTGGCGGGAGATTTCTGTGTGTGGGGATGTTTACACCCTGAGGGAGACGCGCTCTGCACAGACTCCGGGAAAACTGGTCAGTGCTTGCTAAACATACACACTGCTTGTCTAGCACACATGACAACAATCTCCAGGCACTTTTAAACAGTCTGTCTGCGTTTTGGAGTAGAGTGGAAAGACAGAAACCTTATCTTGCATAAAAAAACATCCAGGTCCGTCTACATTTagcaaaaacacacttgaactTTTCAAAATGCACATGTGAAAGAAAATGCTGGTACTGAGGCTTTAATCAAGGATACTGAACAGATCCAAATACTTGTCACGTTTGACACAAAACTGCTAGAAAACCGAATCTCGTATtttctgtacattttttaaaaactgtcgttgtttttgtgtgactATTTTTGACTGCATGTGCAGCTCTTTGTATGAAATGATTGTTGTTTGAGTTGAGGTGCCACCCGACCCCGCCTTGCCTCGACAAGGCACATGCTTGTGTCTAACATGCATACACAATGACACTACCAttcttgcaacattttttttctgcagttagtttttttttaaatagattttgtataaatatattttggtgtgCTTTATGGGTAAAAcaaattgtaaaatattttgtaatgtgGTCTCTGGTTTGAACATTTTCACACATTGTATGTGGTTGTGAAAAGGATCCGCCGTGAGAAATGGGAGTTCATTTAAATTCTGACGTTCCCACTGCATTGGTTATCGTGTTCCAACTTgctgagaacaaaaaaaaaatctgatgagcACCTGTATGAAGGAATGCTATATTGTGCTCACATAGTTAATAATAGCTTTTTCGTCTTCAGGTGGAGAATGAAAGCAATGTCCTCTTGGATGGCTCGCTGGTGGATTTGTGCGGTGCGACCTTGCTGTGGCGCACCGCTGAGGGTCTCTTTCACACTCCCACCCAAAAGCATCTGGAGGCTCTTCGTCAGGAGATCAATGCGGCGCGGCCCCAGTGCCCCGTGGGTCTGAACACCCTGGCCTTCCCCAGCATGCAACGCAGCCGCGCCCTTTCCTGCTTGGAGGACAAGCAGCCTTGGGTGTACTTGGCGTGCGGCCACGTGCACGGTTACCACAACTGGGGGCATCGCTCGGAGCAGGAGCCCAACACCCAGCGAGAGTGCCCCATGTGTCGCGTGGTCGGCCCCTACGTTCCGCTCTGGCTGGGCTGCGAGCCCGCCTTCTACGTGGACACAGGCGCCCCCACTCACGCCTTTGTGCCGTGCGGACATGTGTGCTCGGAGAAGTCTGTTAAGTACTGGTCGGAAATCCCTCTGCCCCACGGCACCCATGCCTTCCACGCCGCGTGCCCCTTCTGTGCCACCCAGCTCAGTCTCACTCAGGGCTGCTCCAAGCTAATTTTCCAGGGCCCCGTGGACTGATGTGAGGGGCGGATTCTGCTCTTGGGCAAGAGCGATAACATGCTGTGAAACTGTTGACatcattttgtttccttttcctCACATTAGATCCTTCATGGGAAGCTCTGGTGGTGATATTATGGATTCGAAAGGCTGTCTGAATGCTCTTTGAAGGCCAAATGCCCTTCCCTTCCCAAACCAGATACTGTTTCAGCTATCCTGCCAAGCAATTGCTTTAAAGAAAATATGCTCCAGCACTGGTGGGTTACATATGATTTATGGTAGCTGGTGGATTTTATGCTTTAGGTAGAaagaatttgttgtttttactctTTTTACTCTCAATAACAATGAGCGCGTGTAGGTGAGCCTGAAGCAGGTTCAGTATAGCTCCTGGTGGATCACAGGTCTGCGAGCCAGACAGCTGGACTGTTGGTTTGAAGAACCTCACGGGTCTGATGCGTCTCATGTGCGTGTCATTTGGACCCGAACCCCTTAACAGTATCTCCTAACCCTACGGACGTGGCTTTTATATGCTTAATATACAGTCAGAATCCAGTGCCTCTAATCCCACGAAGTAGTGGGAATATATTTCACAGAAGAGAGAAGAGTATTTAGTTGAAGGCAAGTGTGGAGCTAGCTTTGCATATGGGTGTAAAGAAATGCCAGCCCACACCGACCCATCTCCACATTTGTATTTGACAGAAGAACTATTTTACTACACTGAGGCCCTCGTACTGTTTTTAATGCAAATGTTAATATATTTTCCTGCATAAATAATTTGTGCGAAATTgtttcgtgtgtgcgtgtgctggaCACCGTGGGTGCCCTCTggctttttttgaaagaaaagccCTGTGTCACTTCACCCCCAAATCCTCCCTTCTGATCTCTCAGCCCACCAGCCAAACGCTCGACGAGGACCTTGCAGGGCTTGACAATGATTGTACTGGATTACAGCCTCTTGATAGACTAAAAAGATAAGACCTGACACTGTGTAGCGAGCATTATGCATCACTGATAAGTGTGTCTCAGTCCCACATGTGTACTGTACGCCGTCTGCACTGTTGTTGGCTTCATCCTGCGCTGGCTTCAATCCAGCAACTGGGGCGCCAAGAAACCTGGGCATCGCCTCAGCAGCGTGCAGAGATTATACCAAATATAAGGAGGAGCTATTTTCTCTCGCACGCAAGAAGCAAAAGTGGTTCTGTCAACAATCCCTAAACCGGGACCGTTGCTGTGGCGCAATGTTGACAGCTTTGGTTTCTAGTCGCATGCACCAGCTTCGTGGGAATAATGATATTATCTCACATGATGCcaaatttgttcttttgttttcacGGATGACTCAAAAACGAACTAGCGGATAaagtgaaagttaaaaaaaaatggggacaaATCTGTGTATTCTTTTTGTGATGTTAGCTTAACAGCCTGTGTCCATATGTGGGGAATATTGGCAACAGAGTTGATTCTGCGTCCTTCGCAAACAATACAAGCATTCAAACTGTGAGTTGCTTCCAGTAGCTGCATTCAAGTTGTCTTTCAGAACGATGGATGACTGAGGGGCAAAGCCAACTTGAATTCatccaaaatgttttcctttccCAACAGAAACTTTCTTTAAAAGTTAAAGGAGCTGAGCTCAGAGGTGACGCCATGTTGTCACATTAGACATTAAAAGCTTTTGCAGGGTCACCAACTACATATGCAACGTAGCAGGCAGTTGCAGTTTTCACTGCACGTTGTTTCAAGAAGAATGTGTTCTTACGGAGCCCCGAAGGGGTCatggaaggggggaaaaaactactTTGCGAGGGAACGCagtccccccgccaccccccatcccctcctTCCATGTACCCTTAGGGCAAGTGTCAAagttaaggcccgggggcccgatctggcccgccacatcattttctgtg
This sequence is a window from Hippocampus zosterae strain Florida chromosome 14, ASM2543408v3, whole genome shotgun sequence. Protein-coding genes within it:
- the peli2 gene encoding E3 ubiquitin-protein ligase pellino homolog 2, which produces MFSSSQEEHCAPSKDPVKYGELVVLGYNGSLPNGDRGRRKSRFALYKRTKANGVKPSAVHILNTPQDSKAVNSKGQHSISYTLSRNQTVVVEYSYDKDTDMFQIGRSTESPIDFVVTDTIAGGQEGEETPITQSTISRFACRVVCERNPPYTARIFAAGFDSSKNIFLGEKAAKWKNPDGQMDGLTTNGVLVMHPKGGFTEESKPGVWREISVCGDVYTLRETRSAQTPGKLVENESNVLLDGSLVDLCGATLLWRTAEGLFHTPTQKHLEALRQEINAARPQCPVGLNTLAFPSMQRSRALSCLEDKQPWVYLACGHVHGYHNWGHRSEQEPNTQRECPMCRVVGPYVPLWLGCEPAFYVDTGAPTHAFVPCGHVCSEKSVKYWSEIPLPHGTHAFHAACPFCATQLSLTQGCSKLIFQGPVD